From the genome of Parafrankia discariae, one region includes:
- a CDS encoding PSP1 domain-containing protein: MPMMCAVSFSRRGRLYYADPGPYSPRVGDRVLVPTDEGPEVATCVWAPQWVSEDVGGLPVLAGLADDDDLRRDDAARRRRAQARVAARRLVREHGLPMKVVGVDVVPDSNAFTVYFTAENRVDFRALVRDLNRTLSARVQLRQLSARDSAKLQGGIGSCGRDLCCSTFLTDFEPVSVRMAKDQNLSLNPMRISGACGRLMCCLRYEHPLYEEFTAAVPAVGARASTPDGDGRVVAHDVPRQQVTVALDGGGRHACSRADVCGSRKAYEATHAAGLARPADTADPTGPTDTADTAETAGPAETAGPAETAGLTPDGGEDKSPDPPGGRSHRRRSRRRTEH; the protein is encoded by the coding sequence ATGCCGATGATGTGCGCGGTGTCCTTCTCCCGCAGGGGCCGGCTCTACTACGCCGATCCGGGCCCGTACAGCCCGCGGGTCGGCGACCGCGTCCTGGTGCCCACCGACGAGGGACCCGAGGTCGCCACCTGTGTGTGGGCTCCGCAGTGGGTCAGCGAGGACGTCGGCGGCCTGCCGGTGCTGGCCGGCCTCGCGGACGACGACGACCTGCGCCGCGATGACGCCGCCCGCCGGCGCCGCGCTCAGGCGAGAGTCGCCGCCCGCCGGCTCGTCCGGGAGCACGGCCTGCCGATGAAGGTGGTCGGCGTCGACGTGGTTCCCGACAGCAACGCCTTCACCGTCTATTTCACCGCCGAGAACCGGGTCGACTTCCGTGCCCTCGTACGTGATCTCAACCGGACGCTGTCCGCCCGCGTGCAGCTGCGGCAGCTGTCGGCCCGCGACAGCGCGAAACTCCAGGGCGGGATCGGCTCCTGCGGGCGGGACCTGTGCTGTTCCACCTTCCTCACCGACTTCGAGCCGGTGAGCGTGCGGATGGCGAAGGACCAGAACCTCTCGCTGAACCCGATGCGCATCAGCGGGGCGTGCGGCCGGCTGATGTGCTGCCTGCGCTACGAACATCCCCTCTACGAGGAGTTCACCGCCGCCGTCCCCGCGGTGGGCGCACGCGCGTCCACACCGGACGGGGACGGCCGGGTGGTCGCCCACGACGTGCCGCGCCAGCAGGTGACGGTCGCGCTCGACGGCGGCGGCCGGCACGCCTGCTCCCGGGCGGACGTGTGTGGCTCACGCAAGGCCTACGAGGCCACCCACGCGGCCGGGCTGGCCCGCCCGGCCGACACCGCGGATCCGACCGGCCCGACTGACACGGCTGACACGGCCGAGACCGCGGGCCCGGCCGAGACCGCGGGCCCGGCCGAGACCGCGGGCCTGACACCGGACGGCGGCGAGGACAAGTCCCCGGACCCGCCCGGCGGGCGCTCCCACCGCCGCCGATCCCGACGGCGCACGGAGCACTGA
- a CDS encoding inorganic diphosphatase: MDLEFDVTIEIPKGQRNKYEMDHHTGRIRLDRMLFTSTHYPSDYGFIEGTLGRDGDPLDALVLLEEPTFPGCLVRCRTIGMFRMTDEKGPDDKVLCVPVADVRQEHLRDIRHLPEFDRLEIQHFFEVYKDLEPGKSVEGASWVDRGAAEREILASITRLKDSEGVEHGDEDGAAHARTA, encoded by the coding sequence GTGGACCTCGAGTTCGACGTGACCATCGAGATCCCCAAGGGGCAGCGCAACAAGTACGAGATGGATCACCACACCGGGCGCATCCGGCTGGACCGGATGCTGTTCACGTCCACCCACTATCCGTCCGACTACGGATTCATCGAGGGCACACTCGGTCGGGACGGCGATCCGCTCGACGCGCTGGTTCTGCTGGAGGAGCCGACTTTTCCGGGCTGCCTGGTGCGGTGCCGCACCATCGGCATGTTCCGGATGACGGACGAGAAGGGCCCGGACGACAAGGTCCTCTGCGTTCCGGTGGCGGACGTCCGGCAGGAGCATCTGCGTGACATCCGTCACCTGCCGGAGTTCGACCGGCTGGAGATTCAGCACTTCTTCGAGGTCTACAAGGACCTTGAGCCCGGCAAGTCCGTCGAGGGTGCGTCCTGGGTGGACCGGGGGGCCGCCGAGCGGGAGATCCTCGCCTCGATCACCCGCCTGAAGGACTCCGAGGGCGTGGAGCACGGGGACGAGGACGGCGCCGCGCACGCACGCACGGCCTGA
- the dacB gene encoding D-alanyl-D-alanine carboxypeptidase/D-alanyl-D-alanine endopeptidase, which produces MPLGARAGGLTALAGALLAGSLSPGPATPPGGAPPTPPTVRAEASALPGLDPDAPKADPAAVAARLFGPLSDPVLGGPAALVVDALTGQVLLTNRAAEPTAPASTVKIATATAALTALAPDARLRTRAVYLPPAGAPAATGTTGTTGGGSSTVPGGTLWLVGAGDPTLTAATGPAGYPPAARLSDLAEQVRKAGITAVGAVVGDGTAYEGPGMAPGWRDGYVTDGNVTPVSALSVDAGRAAPGSAGPRSPTPDAAAAAAFRTALTAAGVSVGSVSTGRADAAAREVGSVQSPPIPILVERMLTDSDNDLAESLGRQVAIARGLPASFDGATRGVLGALRDAGVPTDGASLRDTSGLSIDNRIAPATLVAALRTAAMPGHPALRTVLSGLPVAGFTGTLGDRYGPGDTSPGAGVVRAKTGSLRIVTSLAGMVTDSDGRLLLFGLFAPVEEQGLTKMALDRVAAALASCGCPPAGTGPAPATAAAPSAGPPVPPAG; this is translated from the coding sequence GTGCCGCTGGGCGCGCGGGCCGGTGGCCTCACGGCACTGGCTGGAGCGCTGCTCGCCGGATCGCTCTCGCCTGGTCCGGCGACGCCTCCGGGCGGCGCGCCACCGACCCCTCCCACCGTGCGCGCCGAGGCGTCCGCGCTGCCGGGGCTGGACCCGGACGCGCCGAAGGCGGACCCGGCCGCGGTGGCCGCGCGGCTGTTCGGGCCGCTCTCCGACCCGGTGCTGGGCGGCCCGGCCGCGCTGGTGGTCGACGCGCTGACCGGGCAGGTCCTCCTCACCAATCGCGCCGCCGAGCCGACCGCTCCCGCATCCACGGTCAAGATCGCCACCGCGACCGCGGCGCTCACCGCCCTCGCCCCGGACGCCCGCCTGCGCACCCGCGCGGTCTACCTCCCCCCGGCCGGCGCACCAGCCGCGACAGGCACGACAGGCACGACAGGCGGCGGATCATCCACGGTGCCGGGCGGCACGCTATGGCTGGTCGGCGCGGGCGACCCGACCCTGACCGCGGCCACCGGACCGGCCGGCTACCCGCCGGCGGCCCGGCTGAGCGACCTCGCCGAGCAGGTCCGCAAGGCCGGCATCACCGCCGTGGGCGCGGTGGTCGGCGACGGGACGGCCTACGAGGGCCCGGGCATGGCGCCCGGCTGGCGTGACGGGTACGTGACCGACGGAAACGTGACCCCGGTGTCCGCGCTGTCGGTCGACGCCGGGCGCGCCGCGCCCGGCTCCGCCGGGCCGCGCAGCCCGACCCCGGACGCCGCCGCCGCGGCCGCCTTCCGGACGGCCCTCACCGCGGCCGGCGTGTCCGTCGGCTCGGTCTCGACGGGCCGGGCGGACGCGGCGGCCCGCGAGGTCGGATCCGTGCAGAGCCCGCCGATCCCGATCCTGGTCGAGCGGATGCTCACCGATTCCGACAACGACCTGGCGGAAAGCCTGGGACGTCAGGTCGCCATCGCCCGTGGGCTTCCGGCGAGCTTCGACGGAGCCACCCGGGGTGTCCTCGGCGCCCTACGCGACGCGGGCGTCCCGACCGACGGCGCCTCGCTGCGCGACACCAGCGGACTCTCGATCGACAATCGGATCGCCCCGGCGACGCTCGTCGCGGCGCTGCGGACGGCCGCCATGCCGGGTCATCCGGCCCTGCGGACGGTCCTGTCCGGGCTGCCGGTCGCGGGTTTCACCGGAACGCTCGGTGACCGGTACGGCCCCGGCGACACCTCGCCGGGGGCCGGGGTCGTCCGGGCGAAGACCGGCTCCCTGCGGATCGTGACCAGCCTCGCCGGCATGGTGACCGACAGCGACGGTCGGCTGTTGCTGTTCGGGCTGTTCGCCCCGGTGGAGGAGCAGGGCCTGACCAAGATGGCCCTGGACCGGGTCGCGGCGGCCCTCGCCTCCTGTGGATGTCCGCCGGCCGGAACCGGGCCCGCGCCGGCCACCGCCGCGGCGCCGTCAGCCGGGCCACCGGTGCCGCCGGCCGGGTAG
- a CDS encoding DNA polymerase III subunit delta', translating to MHDNGGVTVWDTLVGQDAVVATLTAAATAAALVTEGGALAAARAGMTHSWLFTGPAGSGLAEAARAFAAGLLCENTPPGCGQCPGCHTVLSDTAADLRTVRPEGLSIGVRDVRALIRDAASAPSAGRWRILLVEDADRFTDSAANALLKALEEPADRAVFLLCAPSFDDVLPTIRSRCRSVALRLPDPRDVAGALIREGVAEDLAAVLAQASQGHVGQARRLAVDPQARARRESVLRLPARLRRVGDCLAAAADLVDAANADAQAANAERDEVETEALKTALGVGATSSGTRSTSARSAKAGAKPKSLQVRGAAGALKELERAQKSRGRRTVLDSLDRALVDLAGLYRDVLVQQLRARVTPVHPDQADAVAQLAATATPEQTLRRWEAVLATRQALADNPGLVPQLAAESLALTLRDA from the coding sequence ATGCACGACAATGGCGGCGTGACGGTCTGGGACACCCTGGTCGGGCAGGACGCGGTGGTCGCCACCCTGACCGCCGCGGCCACGGCGGCGGCGTTGGTCACCGAGGGTGGGGCGCTGGCCGCTGCCCGGGCGGGCATGACCCACTCCTGGCTGTTCACCGGCCCGGCCGGCTCCGGGCTCGCCGAGGCGGCCCGAGCCTTCGCCGCCGGCCTGCTCTGCGAGAACACTCCGCCGGGCTGCGGGCAGTGTCCGGGCTGTCACACCGTCCTCTCCGACACCGCGGCAGACCTCCGCACGGTCCGTCCGGAGGGGCTGTCGATCGGAGTGCGCGACGTCCGGGCCCTGATCAGGGACGCCGCGAGCGCCCCGAGCGCGGGCAGATGGCGCATCCTGCTGGTCGAGGACGCCGACCGCTTCACCGACTCGGCGGCGAACGCACTACTCAAGGCGCTGGAGGAGCCGGCCGACCGAGCGGTGTTCCTGCTGTGCGCCCCATCCTTCGACGACGTGCTGCCCACCATCCGCTCCCGGTGCCGGTCGGTCGCCCTGCGGCTGCCGGACCCGCGGGACGTGGCCGGCGCCCTCATCCGGGAGGGAGTGGCCGAGGACCTCGCCGCCGTGCTGGCGCAGGCGTCCCAGGGGCATGTCGGGCAGGCCCGCAGGCTGGCCGTCGACCCGCAGGCCCGCGCGCGGCGGGAGTCGGTGCTGCGCCTGCCCGCCCGGCTGCGACGGGTCGGCGACTGCCTGGCCGCGGCCGCCGACCTGGTGGACGCCGCGAACGCCGACGCGCAGGCCGCGAACGCCGAGCGGGACGAGGTCGAGACCGAGGCGCTGAAGACGGCGCTGGGTGTCGGCGCGACGTCGTCCGGTACCAGGTCGACGTCCGCGCGCAGCGCCAAGGCGGGGGCCAAGCCGAAGTCGCTCCAGGTCCGCGGCGCGGCCGGGGCGCTCAAGGAGCTGGAGCGGGCCCAGAAGAGCCGAGGCCGGCGTACCGTTCTCGACTCCCTCGACCGGGCCCTGGTGGATCTCGCCGGGCTGTACCGGGACGTCCTCGTCCAACAACTGCGGGCGCGGGTCACCCCGGTGCACCCCGACCAGGCCGACGCCGTCGCCCAGCTGGCCGCCACGGCCACCCCGGAGCAGACGCTGCGCCGGTGGGAGGCCGTGCTGGCGACACGGCAGGCGCTGGCGGACAACCCGGGCCTGGTGCCGCAGCTGGCCGCCGAGTCCCTTGCCCTCACGCTGCGCGACGCATGA
- a CDS encoding histidine phosphatase family protein, translated as MQRRVWLVRHGESTANAGQPSADPHGIDLTELGTRQADALAGMIPHDPSLIVVSWYLRARLTAEPTARRFPATPLEVWDVQEFTYLGSLHGQELTDRERAPFARQYWHQANPYSVDRPELGCESFAGLMDRADRLLARLHQAPPGLVVVFTHGMFIRAVDWCLRARAGTVERLDMGGYREHHRRRPVPNGSIIELHDGDRELREATEPDLRDRTGSPSPGVW; from the coding sequence ATGCAACGGCGGGTATGGCTGGTACGCCACGGCGAGAGCACGGCGAACGCGGGGCAGCCGTCGGCCGATCCCCACGGCATCGACCTCACCGAACTCGGAACGCGCCAAGCCGACGCGCTGGCCGGGATGATTCCCCACGACCCGTCCCTGATCGTGGTCTCCTGGTACCTACGCGCCCGGCTGACCGCGGAACCGACCGCGCGCAGGTTCCCGGCCACCCCGCTGGAGGTCTGGGACGTCCAGGAGTTCACCTACCTGGGCAGTCTCCACGGTCAGGAGCTGACCGATCGCGAACGGGCGCCGTTCGCGCGGCAGTACTGGCATCAGGCGAACCCGTACTCGGTGGACCGGCCCGAGCTGGGCTGTGAGTCGTTCGCCGGGCTGATGGACCGGGCCGACCGGCTCCTCGCCCGGCTGCACCAGGCGCCCCCGGGCCTTGTCGTGGTCTTCACCCACGGCATGTTCATCCGCGCGGTGGACTGGTGCCTGCGGGCCCGCGCCGGCACGGTGGAACGGCTCGACATGGGCGGCTACCGGGAACACCACCGGCGCCGACCCGTGCCGAACGGATCGATCATCGAGCTCCACGACGGTGACCGGGAGCTGCGCGAGGCGACGGAGCCGGATCTCAGGGATCGAACCGGTAGCCCATCCCCCGGAGTGTGGTGA
- a CDS encoding response regulator transcription factor, giving the protein MTGAGEGAPGTTRGASLLVAEDDEASRIALARSLERFGYRVLEAADGEAALRLFQTTEIDLVVLDVAMPRMDGFAVLSRLRQTSEVPVIMLTGRAEEVDRVVGLELGADDYVVKPYSLRELVARVRARLRRRPVEAPPQRTGDGNEPLIYGDVSIDLRAREVAVAGERVDLTAREYELLAFLARHPRRVFSREELLEQVWGTRFQDPATVTEHVRRVRTKVEGRPPQRRLVTTLRGMGYRFDP; this is encoded by the coding sequence ATGACCGGGGCCGGGGAAGGTGCGCCAGGCACGACGCGCGGAGCGTCGCTGCTTGTCGCCGAAGACGACGAGGCATCGCGAATCGCGCTGGCACGCAGCCTTGAGCGATTCGGGTACCGGGTGCTCGAGGCCGCGGACGGCGAGGCAGCGCTGCGACTGTTCCAGACCACCGAGATAGATCTCGTTGTGCTGGACGTGGCCATGCCGCGGATGGACGGTTTCGCCGTCCTCAGCCGGCTGCGCCAGACCAGCGAGGTTCCGGTGATCATGCTGACCGGACGCGCCGAGGAGGTGGACCGCGTCGTCGGCCTGGAGCTTGGCGCCGACGACTACGTGGTCAAGCCGTACTCGCTGCGTGAGCTGGTCGCCAGGGTGCGTGCGCGGCTGCGCCGCCGGCCCGTCGAGGCGCCGCCGCAGCGCACGGGGGACGGCAACGAGCCCCTCATCTACGGCGACGTCTCGATCGACCTGCGCGCGCGGGAGGTGGCCGTCGCGGGTGAGCGGGTGGATCTCACCGCCCGTGAGTACGAGCTGCTGGCCTTCCTCGCCCGACATCCACGCCGGGTGTTCAGCCGCGAGGAACTGCTGGAACAGGTCTGGGGCACCCGCTTCCAGGACCCGGCCACCGTGACCGAGCACGTTCGGCGGGTGCGCACCAAGGTCGAGGGAAGACCGCCGCAACGCCGCCTGGTCACCACACTCCGGGGGATGGGCTACCGGTTCGATCCCTGA
- a CDS encoding metallophosphoesterase family protein — protein sequence MRVAAVGDLHVVPGSALRLRPLYQRAAIVADVLLLAGDLTNDGELESAAELCTVVRGLDLPVVAVLGNHDHDAGEGRRVAAMLGAAGVIVLDGTAATIGTAAGPLGVAGVTGFADNHLTDGGPGGRTPEDTAADAFHLRDALASLDTDIRVALTHYAPVRETLTGEAPELHRFLGSSLLGAAIDGSRAAGALRGAGSGHGATAARTAGTVSTTGTTSTTDSTGTTGTTGTTGTTGTTGTTGAGRAARSGTGTGSADAPATALAVHGHAHHGQEAGRTPGGTPVRNVARPVIVAPFAVYQVPGGARIG from the coding sequence ATGCGGGTTGCGGCGGTCGGCGACCTCCATGTCGTTCCCGGATCCGCGTTGCGGCTGCGGCCGCTCTACCAGCGGGCGGCGATCGTCGCCGACGTCCTGCTGCTCGCCGGTGATCTGACCAACGACGGCGAGCTGGAATCCGCGGCGGAGCTGTGCACGGTCGTCCGGGGGCTTGATCTGCCGGTCGTGGCGGTGCTGGGGAACCACGACCACGACGCCGGCGAGGGCCGGCGGGTCGCCGCGATGCTCGGGGCCGCCGGTGTGATCGTGCTCGACGGAACGGCGGCGACGATCGGGACGGCGGCCGGCCCACTCGGGGTCGCCGGCGTGACGGGTTTCGCCGACAACCACCTCACCGACGGCGGGCCGGGCGGCCGCACCCCCGAGGACACCGCGGCCGACGCCTTCCACCTGCGCGACGCGCTCGCCTCCCTCGACACCGACATCCGCGTCGCGCTCACCCACTACGCACCGGTACGGGAGACGCTGACGGGCGAGGCGCCGGAGTTGCACCGGTTCCTCGGCAGCTCCCTGCTCGGCGCCGCCATCGACGGCTCACGCGCGGCGGGAGCCCTGCGTGGCGCCGGTTCCGGGCACGGAGCGACCGCGGCGCGCACGGCCGGCACGGTCAGCACGACAGGCACAACCAGCACGACAGACTCGACCGGCACGACCGGCACGACCGGCACGACCGGCACGACCGGCACGACCGGCACCACCGGTGCGGGCCGAGCCGCGCGCTCCGGCACGGGCACGGGATCCGCCGACGCGCCCGCCACCGCGCTCGCCGTCCACGGCCATGCCCACCACGGCCAGGAGGCGGGGCGGACACCGGGCGGGACACCGGTCCGCAACGTCGCCCGCCCGGTCATCGTGGCCCCGTTCGCGGTCTACCAGGTTCCGGGCGGGGCCCGCATCGGGTGA
- the tmk gene encoding dTMP kinase: MDLPVGESHGKLDQTPRRATRAAPRESAVAPAVNTDPVGGHLPSGALPSLDPPEADPPGAEPPGTVTDPSGGGVDLSGGGVDPSGGGVDPSGGAVGRSGTGPPPGRRAPRPPRMRVRRPLSRHPVTTVPSPPPRAHTTGGSDGDLRAVLRIPEFRRMWIQLSLSSLGDWMGLLATTALVTQLTESFSGQAFAISSLLIVRLLPALVLGPLAGAIADRLDRRMTMVVTDVMRFGLFLSIPIVGTLRWLLIASFLVECVSLVWAPAKEASIPHLVPRNRLAAANTLSLITTYGTAPLAAAIFTLLATVSRGLGPSIHFFRDSSLDIALYFNAATFLGSAIVIWGLRSIGRAERPEHSAEPGFFASITEGWKFVGQDRLVRGLVVGILGGFAGAGCVVALGKLYVEILGGGDSAYGVLFGAVFIGLAAGMGAGPKLLGDYSRTRLFGVCVTAAGITLVVVAIIPNLVIACILVVFVGALAGVAWVTGYTLLQAEVADELRGRTFALVQSLVRVDLLVVLAAAPALVGVIGSHQVHLWGDINVRADGVTVVLLAGGLLAVAVGLFSYRQMDDHAGEAVLPELWNALRGRRPGSARRRRHGGLFITVEGAAGAGKTTQLELLRGWLASSGREVVPAYETDGTSFGAGLRELLDDPANRLHARTELLLDAADRAEHVARVIEPALARGAIVLTDRYVDSAIACQALGQRIDSDELTVLTQWASHSLLPDVTILLDLPPEQALVRGAGDPYLGREGGAADGDGDGEATAVAYHRRVREHFRRLADEDPDRHVILDATLPPPELHRQIRTVIAGRLRPAPAGDGTRG, translated from the coding sequence ATGGATCTGCCCGTCGGCGAGAGCCACGGCAAACTGGATCAGACACCGCGGCGGGCCACCCGGGCGGCTCCACGGGAGTCCGCGGTGGCGCCCGCGGTCAACACCGACCCGGTGGGCGGTCACCTGCCGAGCGGAGCCCTGCCTAGCCTCGACCCACCGGAGGCTGACCCCCCAGGCGCTGAGCCGCCAGGCACGGTCACCGACCCGTCGGGCGGGGGCGTCGACCTGTCAGGCGGGGGCGTCGACCCGTCGGGCGGGGGCGTCGACCCGTCGGGCGGGGCAGTCGGCCGGTCAGGCACCGGCCCGCCGCCCGGTCGGCGGGCCCCGCGTCCGCCACGGATGCGGGTCCGGCGGCCGCTGAGCCGGCATCCGGTCACGACGGTGCCCTCGCCGCCGCCGCGCGCGCACACCACCGGCGGCTCGGACGGCGACCTTCGGGCGGTCCTGCGGATTCCCGAGTTCCGCCGGATGTGGATCCAGCTCAGCCTGTCCAGCCTGGGCGACTGGATGGGCCTGCTGGCGACCACCGCCCTGGTCACCCAGCTCACCGAGAGCTTCTCCGGGCAGGCGTTCGCGATCAGCTCGTTGCTGATCGTCCGTCTTCTCCCCGCGCTCGTGCTGGGCCCGCTCGCCGGAGCGATCGCCGACCGTCTCGACCGCCGGATGACCATGGTCGTCACCGACGTGATGCGATTCGGGCTGTTCCTGTCCATCCCGATCGTGGGAACGCTCCGATGGCTGCTGATCGCCTCCTTCCTGGTCGAGTGCGTGAGCCTGGTGTGGGCGCCGGCCAAGGAGGCCTCGATCCCGCACCTGGTCCCGCGGAACCGGCTCGCGGCGGCCAACACCCTGAGCCTGATCACGACCTACGGCACGGCGCCGCTGGCCGCGGCGATCTTCACGCTGCTCGCCACCGTGTCCCGAGGCCTGGGCCCGTCCATCCACTTCTTCCGCGACTCCTCCCTGGACATCGCGCTGTACTTCAACGCGGCCACCTTCCTGGGCTCGGCGATCGTCATCTGGGGCCTGCGTTCGATCGGTCGCGCGGAGCGGCCTGAGCACAGCGCCGAGCCGGGCTTCTTCGCCTCGATCACCGAGGGGTGGAAGTTCGTCGGCCAGGACCGCCTCGTGCGCGGGCTGGTCGTCGGAATCCTCGGCGGCTTCGCCGGCGCCGGCTGTGTGGTGGCGCTCGGCAAGCTCTACGTCGAGATCCTCGGCGGTGGCGACTCGGCCTACGGCGTGCTGTTCGGCGCGGTGTTCATCGGGCTCGCCGCCGGGATGGGTGCCGGCCCGAAGCTGCTCGGGGACTACAGCCGCACCCGCCTGTTCGGCGTCTGCGTCACCGCCGCGGGAATCACGCTGGTGGTCGTCGCGATCATCCCGAATCTGGTGATCGCCTGCATTCTGGTCGTGTTCGTCGGTGCCCTCGCCGGTGTCGCCTGGGTGACCGGCTACACCCTGTTGCAGGCCGAGGTCGCCGACGAGCTGCGCGGGCGTACCTTCGCCCTGGTCCAGTCGCTGGTGCGGGTTGACCTGCTGGTCGTGCTCGCCGCCGCACCGGCCCTCGTCGGCGTGATCGGTTCGCATCAGGTCCACCTCTGGGGCGACATCAACGTCCGGGCCGACGGCGTCACCGTCGTCCTGCTCGCCGGCGGGCTGCTCGCCGTGGCGGTCGGCCTGTTCTCCTACCGCCAGATGGACGACCATGCCGGGGAAGCCGTCCTGCCCGAGCTGTGGAACGCGCTGCGCGGGCGGCGGCCGGGCAGCGCCCGGCGCCGCCGGCACGGCGGGTTGTTCATCACGGTCGAGGGCGCCGCGGGCGCCGGCAAGACGACCCAGCTGGAACTGCTGCGCGGCTGGCTGGCCTCGAGCGGGCGCGAGGTCGTGCCGGCCTACGAGACCGACGGGACGTCCTTCGGCGCGGGCCTGCGGGAGCTGCTCGACGACCCCGCCAACCGGCTGCACGCCCGGACCGAGCTGCTGCTGGACGCGGCCGACCGCGCCGAGCACGTGGCCCGGGTCATCGAACCGGCACTGGCCCGGGGCGCGATCGTGCTCACCGACCGTTACGTGGATTCCGCGATCGCCTGCCAGGCGCTCGGCCAGCGGATCGACAGCGACGAGCTGACCGTTCTGACCCAGTGGGCCAGCCACTCGCTGCTGCCCGACGTGACGATCCTGCTGGACCTGCCACCGGAACAGGCACTGGTCCGGGGCGCGGGCGATCCCTACCTCGGGCGGGAGGGCGGGGCCGCCGACGGCGACGGCGACGGCGAGGCCACCGCCGTGGCCTACCACCGGCGGGTCCGCGAGCACTTCCGCAGGCTCGCGGACGAGGATCCGGACCGGCACGTCATCCTGGACGCGACGCTGCCCCCACCGGAGCTTCACCGGCAGATCCGCACGGTGATCGCCGGGCGGCTGCGCCCCGCGCCCGCCGGCGACGGCACGCGCGGGTGA